The following are from one region of the Paraglaciecola sp. L1A13 genome:
- a CDS encoding 3-hydroxyacyl-CoA dehydrogenase NAD-binding domain-containing protein — protein MSQAVIAEVQGNVAVLYMQSPPVNALSKSVRVGLIENIQQALDNEQVKAIVISSKLALFSGGADISEFSGGNLEPHLPTVLDVIENATKPIIAVLNGPAFGGGLEVALSCHYRVTFASNKVGLPEVNLGILPGAGGTQRLPRLAGVPKALDMIVSGRPEKASKLNGVFDLVVEDPSSLLTEAMAFVEKVIADGAKTRKTSDIEIDKASAPDELFAQYRQGLKKQARGFFAPERCIQAVEASVSLPFQQGLVREGELFMECMGSKEARAQQHFFFAERAASHVSDYDKSTPVRDIKKVGIIGAGTMGGGIAMNFANAGIPVIMLELKQEALDKGLALIRKNYENSAKKGKLTAQAVEDRMALLQGSTEYAALSDVDLVIEAVFEKMSVKKEVFGALDKVCKPGAILASNTSTLDVNEIAASTSRPEDVIGLHFFSPANVMKLLEVVKAEKTSAEVIKTSMQMAKKINKVAVLVGVCFGFVGNRMIEPYGREAARLMLEGATPQQVDKVIYDFGLPMGPFTMGDMAGLDIGYYVRESRREFIEHDPSYCVVSDRLVKQGRVGLKSGRGAYMYEPGNRTPVPDPEVVEMAKEEAARLGIPQRDISDQEILERIIFPLINEGALILEEGIAAKSSDIDVIYVYGYGFPVYRGGPMQYADEIGLKKVYDAMCKYRDELGEYGGHWFEPAPLLKKLAEQGKRFADFKQ, from the coding sequence ATGAGTCAAGCAGTGATAGCTGAAGTACAAGGAAATGTCGCGGTTTTGTATATGCAAAGCCCACCGGTTAATGCTTTATCCAAGTCAGTGCGCGTTGGATTAATCGAAAATATTCAACAAGCGTTAGACAACGAGCAAGTGAAAGCCATTGTTATCTCATCTAAATTGGCATTGTTTTCTGGTGGCGCCGACATCAGTGAATTTTCAGGGGGTAACCTTGAACCGCATTTACCTACAGTATTAGACGTTATAGAAAATGCAACTAAGCCAATTATAGCAGTGCTTAATGGCCCTGCGTTTGGTGGTGGGCTTGAAGTTGCTCTGTCTTGTCACTACCGCGTGACGTTTGCCAGTAATAAGGTTGGCTTGCCGGAAGTTAATTTAGGTATTTTACCAGGTGCTGGTGGTACTCAGCGTCTACCACGCCTTGCAGGCGTGCCAAAAGCCCTAGATATGATAGTGTCGGGGCGCCCAGAAAAAGCCAGCAAGCTTAATGGTGTGTTTGACCTAGTAGTTGAAGATCCAAGCAGCCTATTAACTGAAGCCATGGCATTCGTTGAGAAGGTTATTGCGGATGGTGCGAAAACACGCAAAACATCAGACATTGAAATTGATAAAGCCAGCGCGCCTGATGAACTCTTTGCTCAGTACCGTCAAGGCCTGAAGAAGCAAGCTCGCGGCTTTTTTGCCCCAGAACGTTGTATTCAAGCTGTTGAAGCATCAGTTTCATTGCCGTTTCAGCAAGGTTTGGTTCGCGAAGGTGAGTTGTTTATGGAATGTATGGGCTCAAAAGAAGCGCGTGCTCAGCAACACTTCTTCTTTGCTGAACGTGCCGCTTCACATGTAAGTGACTACGATAAATCGACGCCGGTTCGTGATATTAAAAAGGTCGGTATTATCGGTGCGGGCACTATGGGCGGTGGTATCGCCATGAACTTCGCGAATGCGGGTATCCCGGTCATCATGCTTGAGCTCAAGCAAGAGGCTCTTGATAAAGGCCTAGCGCTAATTCGTAAAAATTACGAAAACTCTGCCAAAAAAGGCAAACTTACCGCTCAAGCTGTTGAAGATAGAATGGCGCTACTACAGGGCTCTACTGAATATGCGGCCCTAAGCGACGTCGATTTAGTTATTGAAGCCGTGTTCGAAAAAATGTCGGTTAAGAAAGAAGTCTTTGGCGCACTTGATAAAGTATGTAAGCCAGGTGCTATTTTGGCCTCTAATACTTCTACATTGGATGTCAATGAAATCGCTGCTTCTACCTCACGTCCTGAAGACGTGATTGGTTTGCACTTCTTTAGCCCTGCAAACGTAATGAAATTGCTTGAAGTGGTTAAGGCTGAAAAAACCTCTGCCGAAGTGATTAAAACATCTATGCAGATGGCTAAGAAAATTAACAAGGTCGCGGTACTGGTTGGCGTATGTTTCGGCTTTGTGGGTAACCGCATGATCGAACCTTATGGCCGTGAGGCAGCGCGTTTAATGTTAGAAGGTGCAACACCCCAGCAAGTCGACAAAGTTATTTATGATTTTGGCTTACCTATGGGCCCATTCACTATGGGTGACATGGCAGGTTTAGACATTGGTTACTACGTACGTGAGTCACGTCGCGAGTTTATTGAGCATGATCCTAGTTACTGCGTGGTCTCTGACCGTTTGGTAAAACAAGGTCGCGTGGGGCTTAAGTCAGGCCGCGGTGCGTACATGTACGAACCAGGCAATAGAACGCCAGTGCCAGATCCTGAAGTAGTTGAAATGGCGAAAGAAGAAGCGGCACGTTTAGGTATTCCGCAACGTGACATCTCAGATCAAGAAATTCTAGAGCGCATCATTTTCCCATTAATCAATGAAGGTGCGTTGATATTGGAAGAGGGCATTGCTGCTAAATCAAGCGACATCGATGTTATCTACGTATACGGCTATGGTTTCCCTGTTTATCGTGGTGGCCCTATGCAATATGCCGATGAAATTGGCTTGAAAAAAGTTTACGACGCGATGTGCAAATATCGTGATGAATTAGGTGAATACGGTGGTCACTGGTTTGAACCAGCGCCGCTATTGAAAAAGCTCGCTGAGCAAGGCAAACGCTTTGCAGATTTCAAACAGTAA
- a CDS encoding haloalkane dehalogenase: protein MQHLRTPDSCFKGLLGYSFKPHYINVDDFEGGELRMHYLDEGNRDGEVILMLHGEPSWSYLYRNMISPLTEQGYRVIAPDLIGFGRSDKPTERGDYTFQRHLDWIRNILTQLSLSQVTLVCQDWGGLLGLRLVAEHPEMFARVLAANTMLPTGDHPPGEAFMKWRVFSQEVPEFPVAGIIKGATVTELSADVLDAYNAPFPTEEHKAGVRQFPLLVPISTDDPQTDANRQAWQMLQQFKKPFITAFSDSDPVTAGGDKIMQKLIPGTQGQSHTTITQGGHFLQEDQPVQLAKVLLQFINDNPISTN, encoded by the coding sequence ATGCAACATTTACGTACCCCAGACAGCTGTTTTAAAGGCTTGTTAGGTTATTCGTTCAAGCCCCACTACATTAACGTGGATGACTTTGAAGGGGGTGAATTGCGCATGCACTACCTCGACGAAGGTAACAGAGACGGTGAAGTAATATTAATGCTTCATGGCGAACCATCGTGGAGTTATTTGTATCGAAATATGATATCGCCGTTAACGGAACAAGGTTATCGCGTTATTGCACCAGACTTAATTGGCTTCGGTCGCTCTGATAAACCAACCGAGCGTGGCGACTATACATTTCAGCGCCATTTGGATTGGATCCGCAATATATTAACCCAGCTATCATTAAGCCAAGTAACGTTAGTATGCCAAGACTGGGGTGGTTTGTTAGGCCTGCGTTTAGTTGCCGAACACCCTGAGATGTTTGCCAGAGTATTAGCAGCTAACACTATGCTACCCACCGGGGATCATCCTCCAGGTGAAGCCTTTATGAAGTGGCGTGTTTTTTCCCAAGAGGTGCCTGAGTTTCCAGTAGCTGGCATTATTAAAGGCGCCACCGTAACTGAATTATCTGCTGACGTACTTGATGCTTACAATGCGCCCTTCCCTACAGAAGAACACAAAGCAGGCGTACGCCAGTTCCCACTGCTGGTGCCTATTAGCACTGACGACCCACAAACTGACGCGAATCGACAAGCATGGCAAATGTTGCAACAGTTTAAGAAACCCTTTATTACCGCATTTAGCGATAGTGATCCTGTTACCGCTGGCGGCGACAAAATCATGCAAAAGCTTATTCCTGGTACGCAAGGTCAATCTCATACGACGATCACACAGGGTGGGCATTTTTTACAAGAAGACCAACCTGTGCAGTTAGCCAAAGTGCTTTTGCAATTTATTAACGACAACCCCATTTCAACGAATTAG
- a CDS encoding SDR family NAD(P)-dependent oxidoreductase, producing the protein MDSLLDFSGQVALITGAGSGFGRLLSKGLAERGCKLVISDIDPKGLAETVESLKEFADNIVAQHCDVSKEADCKAMVDSAMEKFGRVDIGVNNAGIAHSMAPMHTLDEATMDKQIAVNVKGVMFGMKHQIEVMLKQGSGHILNVSSLAGLGGAPKGAAYAAAKHAVIGLTKTAAIEYARKGIRANSICPFYTPTNILNIDGEISQEGINQLAVGCPMKRLATPQEIVNAMLLVLSPGNTYMTGQSIALDGGVTAW; encoded by the coding sequence ATGGATTCATTATTAGATTTTAGCGGACAAGTGGCATTAATTACCGGTGCAGGCAGTGGTTTCGGCCGTTTACTATCAAAAGGCTTAGCGGAGCGTGGTTGTAAACTTGTGATCAGTGATATTGACCCTAAAGGACTAGCTGAAACAGTTGAGAGTCTGAAGGAATTTGCTGACAACATAGTGGCCCAACACTGCGATGTGTCAAAAGAAGCAGACTGCAAGGCCATGGTTGATAGCGCTATGGAAAAATTCGGCCGAGTTGATATCGGTGTTAACAACGCTGGTATAGCCCACAGCATGGCGCCTATGCATACCCTTGACGAAGCAACCATGGACAAGCAAATAGCCGTGAACGTAAAAGGCGTGATGTTCGGCATGAAACATCAAATTGAAGTGATGCTAAAACAAGGCAGCGGCCACATTTTGAATGTGAGCTCTCTTGCCGGTCTTGGCGGCGCACCTAAAGGCGCAGCTTACGCTGCTGCTAAGCATGCCGTCATCGGTTTGACCAAAACTGCCGCCATTGAGTATGCACGTAAGGGGATTAGAGCTAATTCAATTTGCCCTTTTTACACACCAACTAACATCCTAAATATCGATGGTGAGATTTCCCAAGAGGGTATTAACCAATTAGCTGTGGGTTGCCCAATGAAGCGTTTGGCCACACCACAAGAAATAGTCAATGCCATGCTGTTAGTACTGTCCCCCGGCAATACTTATATGACTGGTCAATCAATAGCCCTCGATGGCGGTGTTACTGCTTGGTAG
- a CDS encoding long-chain-fatty-acid--CoA ligase, whose product MQALMMKSQLMISNILKHAEKNFPNREIVSVTADNPRHRYTYKDLANRTRKLANALESLGAEFGDRIGTLAWNDYRHLELYYAISGSGMVCHTINPKLFPEQVTYIINHAQDRFIFVDVLVMPLVEALAPHLSNVEAFIVLTNKDNMPETALENVLCYEELIADKSSDFEWPEFDENSASGMCYTSGTTGNPKGVVYSHRSTLLHAFAGALPDVTNSSCRETCLPVVPMFHVNAWGLPFGTIMTGTKLVMPGPKMGDGETLQNLIETEQVTFSSGVPTIWLALLDYLDKSGKKIPSLSRVSVGGAACPRTIIERFKYDYNTMVYQGWGMTETSPLGTIFGLQPGMEDYTDDQITDLQAMQGRGVFGIEMRIVDEDNNELPWDGVAFGALKVRGPWVVSGYYGMSQIPGEEGCPVDDQGWFETGDVATINPQGYMQITDRTKDVIKSGGEWVSSIDIENAAVSHPGIAEAAAIGRYHPKWTERPLLIAVRKESMEASTLDILSFLTDKLHKWSLPDDVVFVDELPHTATGKLNKLALRKAFEEYEFPSPPHKVD is encoded by the coding sequence ATGCAAGCACTTATGATGAAGTCACAATTGATGATTTCAAACATTTTAAAACATGCCGAGAAGAACTTTCCCAATCGTGAAATTGTCTCCGTTACCGCAGATAACCCTCGTCATCGTTATACTTATAAAGATTTAGCCAATAGAACACGCAAATTGGCAAATGCGCTAGAATCGTTAGGGGCGGAATTTGGCGATCGTATAGGTACTCTTGCATGGAACGATTACCGTCATTTAGAGCTGTATTATGCCATTTCAGGCAGTGGTATGGTGTGTCACACTATCAATCCAAAATTGTTCCCTGAACAAGTGACTTACATTATCAATCATGCCCAAGACCGATTCATTTTTGTTGACGTATTGGTTATGCCACTTGTTGAAGCACTTGCGCCACATTTAAGCAACGTGGAAGCTTTTATAGTACTGACCAACAAAGACAATATGCCTGAAACAGCGCTTGAAAATGTATTGTGCTATGAAGAGCTGATTGCTGATAAATCTAGTGATTTCGAATGGCCGGAGTTTGATGAAAATAGCGCCAGCGGCATGTGCTACACATCTGGCACTACAGGTAATCCTAAGGGCGTTGTATACAGCCACCGTTCGACGTTATTGCACGCTTTTGCGGGTGCCTTACCCGATGTAACTAATTCTTCTTGTCGTGAAACTTGTCTGCCTGTTGTGCCTATGTTTCATGTTAATGCTTGGGGTTTACCGTTTGGTACCATAATGACAGGCACTAAATTAGTTATGCCTGGGCCTAAAATGGGTGATGGCGAAACATTACAAAACCTAATTGAAACTGAGCAGGTCACCTTTAGTTCTGGCGTACCCACTATCTGGTTAGCGTTGCTCGATTATTTAGATAAGAGTGGCAAAAAAATTCCTTCCCTTAGTCGTGTATCCGTGGGCGGCGCAGCCTGTCCACGCACGATTATTGAACGCTTTAAATATGACTACAACACCATGGTATATCAAGGCTGGGGCATGACGGAAACAAGCCCTCTTGGCACCATTTTTGGTTTACAACCTGGTATGGAAGACTACACCGACGATCAAATAACCGACCTACAAGCTATGCAAGGCCGTGGCGTGTTTGGTATCGAGATGCGTATTGTTGATGAAGACAACAATGAACTACCCTGGGACGGAGTGGCATTTGGAGCACTAAAAGTACGTGGTCCTTGGGTCGTAAGTGGCTATTATGGTATGTCGCAAATTCCCGGTGAAGAAGGCTGCCCCGTGGACGATCAAGGCTGGTTTGAAACCGGCGATGTGGCCACTATCAATCCACAAGGCTATATGCAGATCACGGACCGCACTAAAGATGTGATCAAGTCAGGCGGTGAATGGGTAAGCTCAATAGACATTGAAAATGCCGCAGTTAGTCACCCAGGTATTGCTGAAGCTGCGGCAATCGGCCGATACCATCCTAAATGGACTGAACGTCCACTGCTTATTGCTGTGCGTAAGGAAAGCATGGAAGCCTCAACGCTAGATATATTGTCGTTCTTAACAGATAAACTACACAAATGGTCATTACCAGATGATGTAGTGTTTGTAGATGAACTACCTCATACCGCTACGGGTAAATTAAATAAATTGGCTCTGCGCAAGGCTTTCGAAGAATACGAGTTCCCGAGTCCACCTCATAAAGTTGACTAA
- a CDS encoding M1 family metallopeptidase: protein MTLIQRCLSSALSLFIIAQAHAADVAYRLGENVVPTFQKIQLKIDPNQATFSGETTITVTIKKATDIVRFYQRELDVYKAELIDGEHHIPLTVMSQDYDIQQGKASELLSAKTYQLHMQFNGKVNTTSDGMYLSAFEGRNYIFTQFEDMHARRAFPGFDEPSFKIPYQLTISAPQIHTVISNTPVLSKTIADGWQTVTFKKTKPMPSYLVAFAVGELDSAKITGLSVPGRIYTPKGQAHRTKFAVAQTPKILNALEDYFGTPYPYEKLDFIAVPNFTHGAMENAGLVTYRSSLLLLDDEPRLTEQSGPTKTIAHELAHMWYGNLVTMAWWDDLWLNEAFASWMESKITIALYPEQNTQAQLVQEGAFGADASPTTKAVKKEVRSQTDVMDGLGLNYSKGESVLQMIEALVGQDAFQKGVQTYMQKHAWGNAQADDLWEVLSTVADFDVPAMMKTYLEQPGYPLVTFANNGDVLQSRYHLTGAKVTPQTWVVPLAITFKKNGKIQRTTLFLDKAKINISDLAQAQWIYPNDNAMGYMRWQIPASQMSALLSDANSLNAREKKSLLYNSDALLNADKISLGQHMAVLDALAKDNDPVVARSMVAALNDLTYLVDDSNKALFARFISAKLSPWFVRLGVVEKEGDSNDVSRLRNDVFGMLGRYAQTPEVAIQSKRITEKFLKDDTSTGRAIAGNAMRSLAVSGDQSWFERYQTAYFATTDANTQNAIRYGMLFSEPQTMRKVLDMSLNKDVSPANVLRFLSTASAAREDKDVLYQWLNENMEKVTAKMPAYHIARMPEYVSASCSAHNIALARDFYQQHMDKYDGMARSYDVAQDESEQCAQLKEANQGTFNQYLQGASAHF, encoded by the coding sequence ATGACATTGATACAACGCTGCTTAAGCAGTGCTCTGAGCTTATTCATAATCGCACAAGCCCACGCCGCTGACGTTGCCTATCGTCTAGGCGAAAACGTCGTACCAACGTTTCAAAAAATCCAACTTAAAATCGATCCCAATCAAGCTACCTTTAGCGGTGAAACCACCATCACCGTTACAATTAAAAAAGCGACTGATATTGTGCGTTTTTATCAACGTGAATTAGATGTATACAAAGCAGAATTGATTGACGGCGAGCACCACATTCCTCTGACTGTAATGAGTCAGGACTATGATATTCAGCAAGGTAAGGCCTCTGAATTATTGTCTGCTAAAACCTATCAGTTGCATATGCAATTCAACGGTAAGGTAAATACCACCTCTGACGGTATGTATTTATCTGCCTTTGAAGGGCGTAATTACATTTTTACGCAATTTGAAGACATGCACGCACGACGAGCTTTTCCTGGGTTTGACGAACCCAGCTTTAAAATTCCTTATCAGTTAACGATTAGCGCACCACAGATCCACACAGTTATATCGAACACGCCCGTTTTATCAAAAACGATTGCAGATGGTTGGCAAACCGTCACATTCAAGAAAACCAAGCCAATGCCAAGCTATTTAGTTGCCTTTGCTGTAGGTGAGCTAGATTCCGCTAAAATCACCGGATTATCGGTGCCAGGCAGAATATATACCCCTAAAGGTCAAGCCCATCGCACTAAGTTCGCTGTTGCCCAAACGCCTAAAATCCTCAATGCCCTAGAGGATTATTTTGGCACTCCCTACCCTTATGAAAAACTCGATTTCATCGCCGTGCCTAACTTTACCCATGGAGCGATGGAAAATGCTGGGTTAGTGACCTATCGCAGTAGTTTATTACTGTTAGATGATGAGCCCCGCCTAACCGAGCAAAGTGGCCCTACCAAAACCATAGCCCACGAATTGGCGCATATGTGGTACGGCAACTTGGTGACTATGGCCTGGTGGGACGATTTATGGCTCAACGAAGCGTTTGCCTCATGGATGGAAAGCAAGATCACCATCGCGCTCTATCCTGAGCAAAATACCCAAGCACAACTAGTACAAGAAGGTGCATTTGGCGCAGATGCCAGCCCTACAACCAAAGCGGTAAAAAAAGAAGTTCGCAGCCAAACCGACGTAATGGACGGCCTAGGTTTGAATTACAGCAAAGGTGAATCGGTTTTACAAATGATTGAAGCCCTTGTTGGCCAAGATGCCTTCCAAAAGGGCGTACAAACCTATATGCAAAAACATGCATGGGGCAATGCTCAGGCCGATGACTTATGGGAAGTGCTATCTACTGTTGCTGACTTTGACGTACCAGCAATGATGAAAACCTACTTAGAACAACCTGGCTACCCGTTAGTCACTTTCGCCAATAACGGCGATGTGCTGCAAAGTCGCTATCATTTAACAGGCGCAAAGGTAACCCCGCAAACCTGGGTCGTGCCGCTTGCCATTACCTTTAAGAAAAACGGTAAAATTCAACGTACAACTTTGTTTTTAGACAAAGCAAAAATAAACATCAGTGACTTAGCCCAAGCCCAGTGGATATACCCAAATGATAATGCCATGGGTTATATGCGCTGGCAGATCCCAGCATCACAAATGAGCGCCTTATTAAGTGACGCAAACTCTTTGAACGCCAGAGAGAAAAAGTCACTACTTTACAATTCAGATGCGCTGTTGAACGCTGATAAAATCAGCTTGGGTCAACATATGGCGGTACTTGATGCACTCGCCAAAGACAATGATCCTGTTGTCGCTCGCTCTATGGTAGCGGCGTTAAATGATTTGACTTACCTTGTTGATGATAGCAATAAAGCGCTATTCGCTCGTTTCATTAGCGCTAAATTATCACCGTGGTTTGTACGATTAGGCGTTGTTGAAAAAGAAGGCGACAGCAATGATGTTAGTCGACTTCGTAACGATGTATTCGGGATGTTGGGGCGTTATGCACAAACTCCTGAAGTAGCAATTCAAAGCAAACGTATCACCGAAAAATTCTTGAAAGATGACACCAGTACAGGTAGAGCTATCGCTGGCAATGCCATGCGCAGCTTAGCAGTCAGTGGCGATCAAAGTTGGTTTGAACGTTATCAGACTGCGTATTTCGCCACTACAGATGCCAATACCCAAAATGCCATTCGTTACGGCATGTTGTTTTCAGAGCCACAGACCATGCGTAAAGTGCTGGATATGAGCCTTAATAAAGACGTAAGTCCGGCGAATGTGCTTAGATTTTTATCAACGGCTAGTGCAGCACGAGAAGATAAAGATGTATTGTATCAATGGTTAAATGAAAATATGGAAAAGGTCACCGCTAAAATGCCTGCGTACCATATTGCCCGTATGCCAGAGTATGTATCAGCAAGTTGTAGCGCACACAACATAGCGTTAGCAAGAGACTTTTACCAACAGCATATGGATAAGTACGATGGTATGGCGCGCAGCTATGACGTAGCGCAAGATGAATCGGAACAATGTGCTCAATTAAAGGAAGCTAACCAAGGTACATTCAATCAATACCTCCAAGGCGCTTCCGCTCACTTTTAG
- a CDS encoding NAD-dependent succinate-semialdehyde dehydrogenase, protein MTNTVKTINPTTEEQISEYTLLTKDEANKAVDKADEVFQTWKITHPEERAKLLNSMADVIDDNRDALVTLMIDEMGKVKEQGYQEVDLCAAICRYSAEKGPALLADEEREYEQGKALVSYRPIGVVLGIQPWNFPLYQVIRYSASNLMAGNVAVLKHAANVFGMAQKIQEMYETAGFPKGAYQSVLIDGETASELIKHPKVRGVSFTGSDGVGKKVGASAAENVKKSVLELGSNDAYVVLDDADLKVAVEACVMGRVINNGETCVSAKRFIVTEKNYSAFKEAFVDAMKEIKMGDPNLDDTDLGPMAREDLRDKLHDQVTESIKAGATCLTGGEVPNRKGYFYPATVLENVQPGSPAYDDELFGPVASLIKAKDDEDAMRIANDSRYGLGGGIFSKDEDKAIKLAREVFDTGMININGYGLAHPGLPFGGVKDSGYGREHGGFGIREFVNVKAIMITQ, encoded by the coding sequence ATGACAAACACCGTGAAAACGATTAATCCCACCACTGAAGAGCAAATCAGTGAATACACCCTGTTAACGAAAGACGAAGCCAATAAGGCTGTCGATAAGGCGGATGAGGTATTCCAAACGTGGAAGATCACCCACCCCGAAGAACGGGCTAAATTACTAAATAGCATGGCTGACGTGATCGATGACAATCGTGATGCCTTAGTAACGTTAATGATTGATGAAATGGGTAAAGTCAAAGAACAAGGCTATCAAGAAGTTGATTTATGTGCCGCTATTTGCCGTTACAGTGCCGAAAAAGGCCCCGCGCTTTTAGCAGACGAAGAACGTGAGTATGAGCAGGGTAAAGCACTGGTTAGCTACCGCCCCATAGGCGTAGTACTAGGTATTCAACCTTGGAACTTCCCTCTGTATCAAGTTATTCGTTACAGCGCTTCGAACTTAATGGCGGGTAATGTGGCAGTTCTTAAACATGCGGCCAACGTGTTTGGTATGGCGCAAAAAATACAAGAAATGTACGAAACCGCTGGATTTCCCAAAGGTGCATACCAGTCAGTTCTGATTGACGGGGAAACCGCTAGCGAACTAATCAAACACCCTAAGGTCCGCGGAGTATCTTTCACTGGTAGCGATGGAGTGGGTAAAAAAGTTGGTGCATCAGCCGCTGAAAACGTTAAAAAGTCAGTGCTTGAATTAGGCAGCAACGATGCATACGTGGTGCTTGACGATGCAGACTTGAAAGTTGCCGTTGAAGCATGTGTTATGGGTCGTGTTATAAATAACGGCGAGACTTGTGTTTCAGCCAAACGTTTTATTGTGACTGAAAAGAACTACAGCGCATTCAAAGAGGCATTTGTCGATGCAATGAAAGAAATTAAAATGGGCGACCCCAACCTCGATGACACTGATCTTGGGCCGATGGCACGTGAAGACTTAAGAGATAAACTACATGATCAAGTGACTGAGTCTATAAAGGCAGGTGCAACTTGCTTAACTGGCGGTGAAGTGCCCAATCGTAAGGGGTACTTTTACCCAGCTACGGTGCTGGAAAATGTGCAACCTGGCTCGCCCGCTTACGATGATGAGTTATTCGGCCCAGTTGCGTCTTTGATTAAAGCAAAAGATGATGAAGATGCAATGCGCATTGCCAATGATTCTCGTTATGGCTTGGGCGGCGGTATTTTCAGTAAAGATGAAGACAAAGCTATAAAGCTAGCACGAGAAGTATTTGATACCGGCATGATCAACATTAACGGTTACGGCCTTGCGCATCCTGGATTGCCATTCGGTGGGGTTAAAGACAGCGGGTACGGCCGTGAACATGGTGGCTTCGGTATTCGTGAATTTGTAAACGTGAAAGCGATTATGATCACTCAATAA
- a CDS encoding CynX/NimT family MFS transporter, with protein MESVTRLGRLSPRVLASSSFVLVLGIFFVAANLRAPITGIAPLLDKIIAAFELSNTQAGMLTTLPLIAFAIASPMAASLARKIGIEASLFISLLLICGGINLRLMDSVWALYIATATIGVGIAIGNVLLPSLIKRDFPARVAVMTSCYVLAMGIFSGGFSALVTPLASLQVLNWQGALGAFSLITLLSIVLWIPRLRTRTMPDTISADISVQVPVNCAKASKVWHFPLAWQVTLFLGLNSFMTYILIGWLPNILVESGHTPEYAGVLHGWLQVASAVPGFVLIPLLARLKDQRIPAVVISIIGAVSTLGLLYAPQFAIYWTIMVGFSSGGCFILGLSFISFRSQDAVQAASLSGMAQSFGYSLAAIGPMLAGYLYSSLGNWSGGLWLCASASLCCAIVGLGCGRDHVLPKFTTS; from the coding sequence ATGGAGTCTGTAACAAGGCTAGGTCGATTGAGTCCTCGCGTTTTGGCGTCCTCGTCGTTTGTCTTAGTGTTAGGCATATTTTTTGTCGCCGCCAATCTGCGTGCACCGATTACCGGCATTGCACCGCTGCTGGACAAAATCATCGCAGCATTTGAACTCAGTAATACGCAAGCTGGTATGTTAACCACACTTCCGCTGATTGCTTTTGCAATTGCATCGCCTATGGCAGCATCGTTGGCCAGAAAAATTGGCATAGAAGCGTCCCTCTTTATCTCCTTGTTGCTTATATGCGGCGGAATTAACCTACGACTGATGGACTCCGTGTGGGCACTGTACATCGCCACAGCGACGATTGGCGTCGGTATTGCCATAGGCAATGTATTATTGCCTAGCCTTATTAAGCGCGATTTTCCTGCCCGCGTTGCGGTGATGACGTCGTGTTATGTATTGGCCATGGGCATTTTCTCTGGCGGCTTTTCAGCGCTTGTTACGCCGTTAGCCAGTTTGCAAGTCTTAAATTGGCAAGGTGCGTTAGGGGCTTTTTCGTTAATCACTTTACTTAGTATCGTATTGTGGATCCCGCGACTGCGCACCCGCACTATGCCAGACACCATTTCGGCGGACATATCAGTACAAGTACCGGTGAACTGCGCAAAAGCGAGTAAGGTGTGGCACTTCCCACTGGCTTGGCAGGTGACTTTGTTTCTTGGGCTTAATTCTTTTATGACCTACATTTTGATTGGCTGGTTACCGAATATTCTGGTTGAATCAGGGCACACCCCTGAATATGCTGGTGTGTTGCATGGCTGGTTGCAAGTGGCGTCAGCGGTACCGGGATTTGTGTTGATCCCATTGCTGGCAAGACTCAAAGATCAACGGATACCGGCTGTGGTCATATCGATTATAGGAGCAGTCAGTACCTTAGGCTTACTATACGCTCCGCAGTTTGCCATATACTGGACCATAATGGTGGGCTTTAGCTCTGGAGGTTGTTTTATACTCGGTTTGTCTTTTATTAGCTTTCGTAGTCAAGACGCTGTACAAGCCGCGTCACTATCTGGCATGGCCCAATCCTTTGGTTATTCTCTAGCCGCTATTGGGCCTATGCTGGCAGGTTACCTTTATTCGTCTCTAGGCAATTGGTCAGGGGGGTTATGGTTATGCGCCAGTGCTAGCTTATGTTGCGCTATTGTCGGGTTAGGCTGCGGTCGTGACCATGTTTTGCCGAAATTTACCACGTCGTAA